The DNA window GCGAACTTGCAATTAAAGTAAAGTGATCCTCAACTAAATCATTAAATTCAAAGGAGTTATCATTTTGAGATGTAGTAAATACTCTTAAAATAGTATCTGAACCCTTATAGTAAATATAAACCTTTGAAATTGGATATGGTGCCCGCTCTATACCCTCAAACTCAACTTTACCTTTTATGGTTCCAGTTCCAGTTAGCTTAGTGATTCTATAAAGTAAAGAGTCCTCAATTAGTGTAAATTTATAATAGCCCTCAGAGGGTAAACTTGCAGATATATGATTCCCTTCACCAGAAACAAGCTCTACTTTACCAAAAAGAAGGGTATCTTCCCAAGGGGTTCCAAAAGAGGGATCCCATTTTTGATCTGGAACAAATTTAAACATTATGTTTCTTTTATATTTAAATTTTTTTACGATTACCCATTTAAAATCATCTACAAGTTCCATGTAGGAATTTGCATCACTTAGGTTCCAACCCTGAAAATCACCGGCAAGTTGCATTGTGCTATAGTTAGAAAGATAAAAATTTCCGGGTAACTTAAAGTAGGTTGTTTCTCTTTTTTTGCAATATAAAAATATCAAAAGAAACAGGAGGAGAAATTTTTTCATTTTACGCGTAATAATGAATTTAAATATGGACCGTTTTGAATTTTTTCAGGATTTGATGGATCAAGTATCCAGTGAACTCCATCAATAACATACTTATATTGATAAACTCCTGGAGAAAGTATTTTTACAATTGTCCAGATACCATCTCCTTTTACCCTATCCCCGTTTATACCATCATCGTTCATCCTATCAATTTCAGGGTTATAGACTCCATTTGCTGTTCCTCCCCAGCCGTTGAAATCTCCAGCAAGGGTTACATATTTTGCAGAAGGTGAATAGAGTTCAAATATAACAAATCTTTGATTTTCTTTTATTTTTTTTCTCATTTCTTCAGGAAGAGTGCTTCCATCGATAACTCTCGGAGGATATACTCTTGGTCTAATTGCATTCCACAGAGCACAGGAATTAATAAAAACAAAAGGTAAAATGAGAAACCTCATCCTATAATTATTTAAAAAAGATCAGAAAAAATTCAAATTAGAGCACATTCATAAGGAAAAAGGAAATAACAAAAAAGTAAGTAATTAGGTCTAGTGATTTAAGAGATGGTACACTTAAAAAGTAAAGGAATCCTAAAAAAATTAAAGTTAACATGAATATGATATAATAAAAAATGCTCGAAAAACCGAAAAGGGGCAGAAGAATAATTCCTATTAAAAAAAATAAGTAACCTTGAAGTTTTTTTCTTTTCATTAAAAAGTATCTTGAAATACCATAAAATAAAAAGAAAACAAAAATAAATAAAATTAAGGGCCTATCGGGCAAATTATATAGAGCTTGAAAGTGAAACACAGAATAACCAAAAAGGAAAAGAAAACCCGATTCAATTGAAATCTGTAAAGGTCTAAGTTTCAAATTCCTTAACACTAATCTTTCGAGAAAGTAAATAGCATATAAGAGCAAAAGAAAAATTAGGTGACAAACAGAAAAAAAGAAAGATAAAACTAAAGACAAAATTAAAAAAAACGGGTAAATTTCTTTTTTATTTTTAAAAAGAAACTTGGTAAAAGAGTAAAAAAGGGGAGGAACTAAAACTAGGAAGGGAATCAACTTGTTAAAAAAAGACTCGAAAAATATAGCTGAATCCTTATGAAAGGTTTTAAAACTAATCCAAAAGCCCATAAAAGGTAAAAAAAGATTTATAAAGAGAAAATCATAATTTAAGAAATCTTTCAAAAGTTTAATCTCATGAAATCTAAAGAAGAGAAAAAAGATAACTAAAAGGAAAAGGAATAAAAAAATATAAAAAAGAGAAAGCTTTTGGTAATAAAAACTAAAATAATCAACAGCTAAAATACTTTTCTCACCTATAATTAAAAAAGGAAGTAAAACTAAAATTAAGTAGGCAAAAAAATTAAACAAAAAAGTAATTATTGCCTTGTAAAATCTCCTGTAAGAAATTGAATATAAAAAACCTAAGAGAGAAAAAAATAAAATCTCTAACTGTGCTCCCACTGAAAGAGAAGAAAAAATTAGAGGATCACTAAGCTGAATACTTCCAGGGAGCCTCTTTGAAGAAAAGATAAAATCTATTAACGGAGAAATAAGTATAATTGCAAAACCACAGAGATAGTAAGAAATTATACTTTTTGTCCTTTTTCCCCTAATTAACTTCAGAAAGATCAAAAAAATTAATAATAAAGATAGGTAGAAAAAAAACAAGTAGTAGATAAAGAACAAAAATTCGCCCAAATTTTTTCTTACAGGAGAAGTTCCAAAGAATAAAAAGTGTAATAATCCCTTTAGAAAAATGATTAACGTTAAGTAAAAAAGAGAAACTTTATAGTTTGGGAAAAAACTCTCAAAAAATTTTATTTTCTCTTTAATCAAAGGGTAAAAGAGAAATCTTTCCACATTCACCTTTTTCCATTAACTTCATTGCCTCATCTATCTCTTCCATTTTAAAGGTATGAGTTATTACTTTCCTTAGATCAAGACCAGAACTTAAAAGTTTATCAACTTTAAACCAGGTAGAAAACATACCCCTTCCCGTTATTCCATAAATTCTTATATTTTTAAGAACTATCAAGTTATTAAAATCTAAATTTACAGTCCCATCAAAAATTCCTAAAAGAGAAGCTCTACCATCAGGCGAAAGACATTTTAAACCTTCCTCAAGTGCCCTTTGATTTCCTGACATTTCTATAAGAACATCTACGCCTTCCCCTCTTGTATGATCTTTGATAAATTCATATAAATTTTCCTTCAAGGGATTTATCACATAATCAGCACCAAGCTCTTTTGACTTATTTACCCTATACTCTTTAACTTCCGCCACAAAAATAGGATAAGCCCCACAATGCTTTGAAATAAGTATAGCCATCATACCCAAAGGACCAGCTCCTAAAATTAAAACACTTTTTCCAGATACATCCTCCGTAAGCACGGTATCAACAGCATTTCCAAAAGGCTCTTTTAAAGACAAAACCTCTATAGGCAAATCTATCTCATTTTTCCATAAATTAAAAGCAGGAACTTTTACGTACTCTGCGTAAGCTCCATCTGTATCAATTCCAAGAATTTTAGTATTATAACAGACTCTATAATTTCCCTTTTTACAAGCAGGACAATTGTGACAAACAAGATGTGATTCCACTGAAACTATTTCACCTTTTTTGAAATTTTTAACATCTTCTCCAACTTCAACAACTTCTCCGCAAACCTCGTGCCCCACAATTTTTGGAAGTTTCATAGTATCTCTTATCCATTTGTCCCACTTATATATGTGTAAATCTGTCCCACATATAGAACATCGCTTTACTTTCAAAATAACCTCCCCCTTTCCAGGGGTCGGCTCCTTTGTATCAATAATTTCAAAACCAGGGGCCTCCTTTGTTTTCGCAATTGCTTTCATTTAAAAACCTCTCCTTTTATTATGGTAAAAAAGAATTAGATGCAAAATAGGAAAAATCAACTAACGGCTTGGGATAGAACCCAAAAAATAAAATTCCTGAGACACAAATTATCATGGAAAGTTTAAGCCCGAAAGGAATCTTTGCTTTAAATTCATAATCAGAGCTTTCAATATAGATTCTTTTCGCAACCATTAGGTAATAGAAAAGAGCCACAATGGTGAGAATTGCACCCCATAAAGCAAGATACCACAAGCCTGCGTGAACTCCAGCAAGAAACACATATAGCTTTGCCCAAAAACCTGCAACTGGCGGAATCCCGCCTAAGGATAAAAGAATTATAAGCATAGAAAGAGATAAAACTGGAGCCTTTTGAGAAAGACCCTTTAAGTCATCTATATCTGTTTTATTTATTACACCTCTTACTATCTCAACAAAAAGAAAAGCTCCCATGTTCGAGAAAAGATAAGTAAAAAGATAAAAGATAACCATACTGATACCTTCCCTTGTATAAGCAGCAACTCCTACCAGGATATAACCGATATGAGCAATACTAGAGTAAGCAAGCATTCTTTTTAAATTTTTTTGAGGTAAAGCTAAGAGGTTCCCGATAAACATTGAAAAGAATGAAAGAACAACGATTAAAAGTAAAAAATCATATGCTCCTGGAGGTAAAACTTCAAAAATTATCCTAAATAAGGCTCCTAAGCCAGCAGCCTTTGGAGCAACTGATAGAAAAGCTACAAAAGTTTCAGGAGCTCCCTCGTAAGTATCAGGTACCCAAGAATGAAAAGGGAAACTCGCAATTTTAAAACCAATTCCTGCAATTAAAAATACAAGACCAGCTGCAAAAAGAGGTGAAACTCCGTAAGAAGTTTCCTTTATTTTTACATAATCAAGTGCCCCTGTGGCACCATAAATAAGTGATATTCCAAAAAACATCAAACCAGCAGAAAAGGCTCCAATTAAAAAAAACTTAATCGCAACTTCAGGAGCAAGGGTATCGTATTTTTTTATACCTGAAAGAATATAAAGGGGTATACTCATAAGTTCAAAACATACAAAAAATAGAAGAAAATTCTTTGAAGATACAAGTAGTGACATTCCAAGGATAGATGTTAAAATAAAAAGATAATATTCAGCCTTTCTATCTTTGAGCTCTTCTTCAACAAAGTGCATACTTCCTAAGATGCCGATAAGTCCAGCTAAAAAGAATAAAAGCTTAAGTGAGAAGGAAAATTCATCAAGATAAACGTCTCCCAGAGAATTTCCAATAAAGTCCTTAAATACTAAAAAAGAAAAAATGCCTAAAGTAAGAAATACTGAGTTTAGTATCCCCAGAACCTTTCCCTTCTTGTCTTCCGGAAGGAAAAAACTAAGAAAAAAATTTAAGAATATCAAAATTAAAATAAGAATTTCAAAAATAAATGTTTTGATCATTTTACCCTCCTTTAAATTTTGATAAAAATTCGATCACACTTAAATCAATATATTTGAGAAGTAAAAAGGGAAACATTCCAAAAAGTATAAGGATAATAGAAAGCATATATAGGCTTACCCACTCAGGACCCTTGGCATCGGATAAATCATGCCAAACCTCCTCTTTAAAGGGTCCGTAGAAAACAATTTTCAAAAATCTTAAAACGTATACAGCCGTTATAAATGTGCCTGTAAGTGCTGCTAAAAACCAAGGAAAATTACCTGATCTTATAGCACCTATAAAAACAAGTACTTCTGCAACAAATCCAGATAAACCTGGAAGTCCAAGAGAGGTAAGACCTGCTATTGTAAACGCTGAAGCTATACCAGGCATCTTTTTCCCAAATCCTCCCATCTTTAATATGTCCCTCGTATGTGACTTCTCATAAACAAGACCTACTAAGGCAAACAAAAGACCAGTCATAATTCCATGAGAGAACATTTGGAAAACTGCTCCGTTTAAACCCCATTCATCTAATGTTGCAAGTCCTAACATAACGTATCCCATATGTGAAACAGAGGAATAGGCAACTATATATTTAAGGTCAAATTGATTCATTGCCGTTAGTGCACCATAAACTATGTTTATACAGGCAATAAGTCCAACAAGCCAAACAAAGTCAGAGGCTCCTTGAGGGAAAAGCCCCCATCCCCACCTCATTGCTCCATAAGCACCAAGCTTCATAAGTACCCCTGCATGGAGCATTGAAACAGCAGTAGGCGCCGCAGCATGACCATCAGGTGACCACGTATGAAGAGGAAAAACACCAGCAAGAACACCAAAACCTATATAAAAAGTTAAAAAAAGAATTCTCTGAAGATGCAAAGGATAATTAATTAAACTCAACTCAGTGTAAGAAAAAGTTCTATTTCCATTAAAGTACAAAACAAGCATTCCTACTAAAATAAAGGCTGATCCAAGAAGAAGATAAAGTGTAAGCTTTGCAGCTGCGTATTCTTTAGTTCCGAGCTCAACATTTCTCATTGCTGTATCAATAGGTCTCATTATGTATTCGATGAACCTATTGGGAGGAATCCTTGGCTTTAGGTCAGCTCCAGTTCCCCATACTCCAATAAGAAGATACATCGGCAAAACAGCAATTTCGTAAAAAAGAAAGAATATGAAAAAATCGAGACAGGAGAAGACACCAAAAACACCTGTAACTAAGACAAATAAAAGTATATAAAATTCCTGTGATCTAAAGGGAATTGTCCAAGATGCAAAAGTTCCCGTGAAGATTATAAGGCCAGTTAAAAGTAAAAGAGAAAGGGAGATGCCGTCGGCTCCAAGATAATAGCTTATCCCTAAGGAAGGAACAAGTGGTATTTTTTCTACGAACTGAAAGCCGCCCTTTTCGAAATCATACAGAAAAAAAAGTAAGATGGAACAAAAAAGTGAAATCCCGGAGAAGATGCTAGCTGTTATCCTTACAAGAAGTGGTCTTCTTCTCAAGAATAACATTATGAAGGCTCCAATAAAGGGAGAAAAAACTATTATTGAAAGAATTGGTACTTTCACCACTTGAATTAATTAGACTATTAACTTTCGGAGTTGAACCACCTAATTGAAAACTAATTCTATGTAAAACTGAAGGAACTTTTCAAAAATTAGAAATTCTTCTAATACCTTTTGTACTTGACAATTTTTTCACTCATGTAATCCATTTTTTTTAAAAACTCCTTGAAATTTTCTAAGGTTAATCTAAAAACCCAGTTATTTTCTTTTCTACCTGGCCTATTTATTCTACCCTTATCTCCAATTAAAATAATATCTTGAACTGGAAAAATAACTATTTTTGACTTTGAAGAAATCAAAAGGTCTATAATACTATCAATCATCTCAATGTTATTTTTTCCTCTTCCGATGTATTCTTCAAGAAACTCTCTCTCCTGATCCTTTATCTCTACCTCGAGCCAGCCAAGCAGAGTATTTGTGTCATGAGTAGAAGAATAGGCACAACATTCATAGGGATAGTTATGAGGAAGATGAATATTTGACATATCCTTTGTTAAAAATCCAAACTGAAAAACTCTCATTCCCGGTATATTAAAAATTTTCATTATTTCAATTACATCTTCGGTTATGTAACCTAAGTCCTCAGCAACTAACTCAATCTTTCCAAACTTTTTAAAGATTGCCTCAAAAAATTCTAAAGCAGGTGCTTTTTCCCAGTAGCCAACTTTTGCATCACTTCTTCCATAGGGAATTTGATAATACCCAACTAAACCCCTAAAGTGATCAATCCTAATTACATCAAAGAGTTTTATACTATGGTAAATCCTTTTTATCCAGAAATCAAAATTCTGCTCTTTCATTACATCCCAGTTATAAACAGGATTCCCCCATAGCTGCCCTTCTTCTGAAAAATAATCAGGTGGAACACCAGCTACATAAATAGGTCTTTTTTCGCTGTCAAGTTTAAAAATATAGGGATTAGCCCAAACATCAGCACTATCAAGAGAGACATAAATTGGTAAATCACCAATAATTTTTATACCCTTTCTGTTTGCATAACTTTTGACCTCATAAAACTGCTTAAAAAAAATATATTGGACAAACTTTTCTCTCTCTATTTCATTCTCATATTTTTTCCTTAATTTTTCTAAAGCTCTCTCGTCTCTATCTCTTACTTTTTTATCCCAATCACACCACAAAGTGCCATACTCTTTTTTTAACGCACAAAAGAGCGAAAAATCAGAAAGCCAATACTCATTTTCCTCTAAAAACTCAAAATAATCCTTAAATTGATCTATATTTTTCTTGAAATTATTAAAGGCAATATCTAAAAGATAGGATTTAAATTCAAATACTTTATCGTATTCAACAAAATCTTCTCTAAAAGATCCAACTTCTTTTAAAATACCTTTGTCAAGTAGGCCATCTTTTATAAGCTTATATGGAGATATAAAAAGAAAGTTCCCAGCAAAGGCCGAATTACTCATATAAGGAGAATAATAGGCACTCCTATCAACTGGTGTTAAAGGTAAAATCTGCCAGTATTTAAATTTACCCTCCTCTAATATGTCAATAAATTTATAGGAGGTTCCTCCAAAATCTCCTATGCCAAATGGGGAAGGTAGTGAAAATATTGGAAGAAAAACTCCTGCTCCCCTTTTATTCATGCTTTAAATATAAAACCCCAAGTGGAGGAAGGGTAAGTCTTATAGAATAGGGTCTTCCATGAAAGGGAATATCCTCAGAGTAAACTTCCCCATTTTTTACACCACTTCCCCCAAAATAAACACCATCACTGTTAAGGATCTCATAGTATTTACCCCTCTCTGGGACTCCGACCCTATAATTTTCTCTCACTACAGGTGTAAAATTTAAGACAACAAGTATGAAGTTACCCTTTTTATCTTTTCTTAAAAAACTTATAACACTTTGAGTATAATCAGAAAAATCAACCCACTCAAAACCTTCAGGATAAAAATCTGTCTCATGAAAGCATTTCTCATTCTTATATATCTCATTCAGTTTTTTTACATAATTAAAAAGTGATCTATTTAGATTTCTGTTAAGTAAGGAAAAATCTATTTCTGCGTCATGATTCCATTCTTTATCTAAACCTATCTCGTTTCCCATAAAAAGAAGTTTCTTACCGGGATGGGCAAACATGTAGCCATATAAAAGTCTTAAATTGGCAAATTTTTGCCACTCATCACCAGGCATCTTATTTAAAAGAGAGCCTTTTCCATGAACCACTTCATCATGAGAAAGAGGTAAAACAAAGTTTTCACTAAAGGCATACCAAATACTAAATGTTAGCTTATCATGGTGATATTTTCTATAAATTGGATCTTTAGAAAAGTAAAAGAGAGTATCATGCATCCATCCCATATTCCATTTCATACCAAAGCCAAGTCCACCCTCATCAACTCTTCTTGAAACTTTAGGCCAAGCTGTTGATTCTTCAGCAATTATATGAATACCTTCAAACTCGCGGTATAGATATGAATTCATTTCCTTTAAGAATTCTATTGCCTCAAGGTTTTCCCTACCTCCATAGATGTTTGGAATCCATTCACCCTCCCTTCTTGAATAATCAAGATAAAGCATCGAGGCTACAGCGTCGATTCTAAGACCATCAACATGATATTTATCAAGCCAAAAGGCAGCACTTGAAATTAAAAAGGATTTGACTTCATATCTTCCATAATTAAATATCAAGCTATCCCAATCAGGGTGTCTGCCTTTCCTTGGATCCAAATGTTCATAAAGACAGGTTCCATCAAAAAAGGAAAGGGCAAAATCGTCTTTAGAAAAATGGGATGGGACAAAATCAAAAATCACAGCTATGCCGTTTTGATGCAGGTAATCAATCAAAAACATAAGGTCCTCTGGTTTTCCATAGCGAGAAGTGGGAGCAAAATAACCTGTAACCAAATATCCCCATGAACCGTAAAAGGGATGTTCCATAAGTGGTAAAAACTCTATGTGTGTAAAACCTAAATCTTTAACGTATTCACATAGTAAAGGGGCAATTTCCCTATAGTTGTAAAACTCACCGTTTTTTCTTTTCCATGAACCAAGATGAACCTCATAAATTGAAATTGGTGCTTCGTGATGATTAATAAATTTTCTATTTCTAAGCCACTCCTCATCGTTCCACTTATAATTTAATCTATAGACAACAGAAGCATTACCAGGCGGTTTTTCATGATAAAAGGCATAGGGATCCTGTTTGTACGCAGTATAATTGTTATATTTGGAGACTATGAAATATTTGTATAGGGCTCCGTGTAAGTCACCTTCTACCAAGGCTTCCCATATTCCCGATCCATCCCATCTTACAAACATTGGGGTTTTCTCTGGATCCCAATTGTTGAAGTCTCCCACCACATACACCCTTTCAGCATTTGGAGCCCAAACAGCAAAATATGTTATATATTTCCCATTTAAATTTATAACGTGGGAGCCAAGTTTTTTATAGAGTTTATAATGACATCCCTTTTTAAAAAGATAGATATCATAATCTGTGAAAAGGGAAAACATTTTATTTTAAATTACTTCTCTTAGGTATCTTGCTGCTTCCTCAGGAGGTATAGGATTAATATAAAAACCTGAACCCCATTCAAAACCGGCAATATGAGTTATTCTTGGGATAATTTCAATATGGAAATGGTAGTCAAGATGTATAGTTTCCCAAAAATGAGGCTTTCCAGGTCTTGGTCTTGCTATAGGTGATGTGTGTATGACAAAGTTATAGGGAGGATCATCTAAGAGTATCTTTAACCTAAAGAGAACATCTCTTAAAACCATTGCTAAGTCACTGATTTCTTCGTTGTCCATATTTATGAATTCATGAGTATGTCTTAAAGGAAAAACCCAAGTTTCAAAGGGAAAGGAAGAGGCATAGGGACACCAAACTACAAATTTTTCAGTTTTATAAACAATTCTTTCACCTAAGGAAAGTTCCTGATTAATTAGATCACAAAAAATACATCTTTCTTTACGCTTATAGTGTTCTTTAGCTGCTTCAAGTTCTGCAACAACGGCAAGTGGAATTATAGGAGTTGCAATAAGCTGTGAATGGGAATGGTAAAGTGAAGCACCTGCCTCTTTCCCATAATTTTTAAAAATTAAAATGTACCTGAATCTTATATCCTTTGTTAAATCAATATATCTTTCTTTGAAAGCTAAAAGTACGTCTCTAACATCTTCAGGTTTCATGTCTTGAAGCTGTAATTCATGTTTAGGTGTTTCAATTATCACTTCGTGAGCTCCTATTCCTGAGACAAAATCAAAAAGACCTACTCCTTTTCTTATAAGTTCACCTTCAATTCTTAGTGCTGGAAATTTATTTGGTACAACTCTTACACTCCAGCCGGGTTTATCTCTATGGGTGCCCTCTTTTCTTATTGAAAAAACCTCCTTGGGTGTTTTATCCTCGTTTCCTTCACAGAAGGGACAATTATCCCGGGGTGGAATTTCTTCTTTCTTTCTGTGAAAATCCTTTGGTCTTAGTCCCCTTTCTGGTGAAATTATTGTCCATCTCCATCTAATTGGATCATAACGTAGCTCTGGCATACCCCTTCCTCCTTTTAGACAAAATCATAATCTTTTTCTTTTCTTTCAATGAAATAATATCCGTATAGAGGATAGCGAGCAAAAGTTCTATTTTCTAGTATCAAAAAAAGATATATATTATCTTGTAAGTCTTTTATAACGAGTTCAAAGATCTTATCTGCACAATAAAAAACTGAATTTTCATCATTATTGTTTTTATCCTTAGCAAATTTTAATATTTTATCAAAGTTTGAAGTTTTTATAGCAACTAAAATTTTAAAACCTTCATCAAATAAGTCTTTAAAGCTCTTTTTTGCATCAATACGTAAGCAGAGGTCTCCATTTTCACTCCATCCAAAATAGAGATACCTTAAAAGACTTCTTCCATCTATATCAAGATCTATTACTCCGGCGTTCGCCCACTCATAAAAATTCGTTATTCTTCCATCAACTACTGGATATATATACCCCGAAACGTTCTTTGTAAAAAGTCTATGAATTTCTTTTTTTATCGGTTTTTCCAAAAACTCAGGATAACTTTTACCTAAATTTCTATAAACATTTTTTAAATGTTCTCTAAAAAGGATATCAAATTCAGGTGCATAAAAGGTTGGGTTATCGTATCCAAACCACCAAAAAAAGTCGCTACCCTCTGCAAAAAGCATAGAGTAAAAAGACTTTTCATTCAACTTCACTTTGTCTTTTAGATCATTCCTCACTTTTTTCAAAATAATCCAGCCCTCATTTTTCTCCTCTTCTCCCATCCATGTAGTGAATTCACTTCTTATCCATGAACCAGGATGTATTCTTTCTAAAATACCTTTTTCTTTAAAAAGGGTAGCTTCCTCAAAAAAAGAAAAATTGACATAATCTTTATTTGATAAAACCTCATAAAATCTTTTTAAAAAGGGGATTCCACCCTTTTCATAGTAAACCCAGGGGTTTTCTCCATCTAAAATTACTGATACCCATAAATTTTTTCTCTTTGCCCTTAGCCTTTCAAGATAAAAAACAAAATCGTTAACTGCATCCTCAACTCTTAAATTTTTATAAACAAAACCTATTTTATCCGATAAAACTCTATCTCTAAAAAATATTAAAATTTCGCCGTTTTTACCTCTATATAAATAGGGCCTATACAGTTCATCTCTGACATCTTCTGGTTTTTCTCTCAGTGGTAAATTTATTGACCTTTCGAGAATTCCCTCATCGGTCATCGTAAATAAAATTTTCTTTTTAATAAAAAGCTCAAGAGTTTCACTAGATACACTACCTTCTGCGGGCCAAAGACCCTTTATTTCCCTTTTAAATTCTTTTTTCATAAAGGAAAGAGCAAGATCAACTTGCACTTCAGCATCTTCTGGATATGAAAAATCAACTTTCCTATCAGCAAGATGGGGTGTAGATACGCAAAAGGAATTGCTATTTATTAAAAGGGGCATTATAGGATGAGAAAAGGGAGTAGTAGTTAACTCTACTTTTTTTTCTTTTATTAGATCCTTATAAATTTCCACAAGTTCATCAAGTATACTAAAGCATATGTTTAAAAGTTCTCTCTTGTCCTCCTCCGAATAATTTTCTTTTTTACTTTCTAACTCCTTTAGAATTTTATTTTCTTCCTTTTTAATTTCTGAGACATTTGAATAGACAAAATAAAACATTATATCGTTTATTTCTTTGTTTGAGAAATACTTTACTTTTTTTTCAAGGCCAAGAATGCTTCCCCTTTTTGTATATAAATATCTATACCTATCGTAGGGTAATATCTGCTTTTCATAGTGAACTGAGAAAAAATTTCTTAGGACAAAGATTTTCTCCTCCTCTGACATAGAAGAGGGGTCTTTTTCAAAAATTTTTAACCATTGACAGAAACCTTTTTTTTCTCTGTATTTATTTATTTGATACCATAAAGTAGGTGTTATATTAAAGGTAACTTTTACGTTAGGGGGTGTTTCCTTTAAAATCCTTCCCATGTCGTAATATTCTCTTATTGAATGAACGAAAACCCAGGGGAAAAAGAAATACT is part of the Candidatus Hydrothermales bacterium genome and encodes:
- the galT gene encoding galactose-1-phosphate uridylyltransferase produces the protein MPELRYDPIRWRWTIISPERGLRPKDFHRKKEEIPPRDNCPFCEGNEDKTPKEVFSIRKEGTHRDKPGWSVRVVPNKFPALRIEGELIRKGVGLFDFVSGIGAHEVIIETPKHELQLQDMKPEDVRDVLLAFKERYIDLTKDIRFRYILIFKNYGKEAGASLYHSHSQLIATPIIPLAVVAELEAAKEHYKRKERCIFCDLINQELSLGERIVYKTEKFVVWCPYASSFPFETWVFPLRHTHEFINMDNEEISDLAMVLRDVLFRLKILLDDPPYNFVIHTSPIARPRPGKPHFWETIHLDYHFHIEIIPRITHIAGFEWGSGFYINPIPPEEAARYLREVI
- a CDS encoding glycoside hydrolase family 57 protein, which produces MREINLSILWHFHQPSYFLLEPDKEYFFFPWVFVHSIREYYDMGRILKETPPNVKVTFNITPTLWYQINKYREKKGFCQWLKIFEKDPSSMSEEEKIFVLRNFFSVHYEKQILPYDRYRYLYTKRGSILGLEKKVKYFSNKEINDIMFYFVYSNVSEIKKEENKILKELESKKENYSEEDKRELLNICFSILDELVEIYKDLIKEKKVELTTTPFSHPIMPLLINSNSFCVSTPHLADRKVDFSYPEDAEVQVDLALSFMKKEFKREIKGLWPAEGSVSSETLELFIKKKILFTMTDEGILERSINLPLREKPEDVRDELYRPYLYRGKNGEILIFFRDRVLSDKIGFVYKNLRVEDAVNDFVFYLERLRAKRKNLWVSVILDGENPWVYYEKGGIPFLKRFYEVLSNKDYVNFSFFEEATLFKEKGILERIHPGSWIRSEFTTWMGEEEKNEGWIILKKVRNDLKDKVKLNEKSFYSMLFAEGSDFFWWFGYDNPTFYAPEFDILFREHLKNVYRNLGKSYPEFLEKPIKKEIHRLFTKNVSGYIYPVVDGRITNFYEWANAGVIDLDIDGRSLLRYLYFGWSENGDLCLRIDAKKSFKDLFDEGFKILVAIKTSNFDKILKFAKDKNNNDENSVFYCADKIFELVIKDLQDNIYLFLILENRTFARYPLYGYYFIERKEKDYDFV